Below is a window of Tachysurus fulvidraco isolate hzauxx_2018 chromosome 11, HZAU_PFXX_2.0, whole genome shotgun sequence DNA.
ttctctctctctctctctcacacaccttctctctccccctctctctctctttctctttctctctcttgctctctccctctttccccctctctctctctctctctctctctctcacacacacacaccccccaccctctctcaccctgtctctctctctctccccctctttccctctctcactctctctcatgctctctctcgccccctctttccctctctcactctcacgctttctctctctctctctctcaccttctctttctctctccctctctttctctccctctctctctttctctctctccccctctctttctctctctctttctctttctctccctctctctctctctctctctctctctctctctctctctccctctccctctctctcacacacacagggttgaggaggtggaggtgaagtATCCTGATGGCAGGAAGTTCTCCTATCCTGTATGTATATAACTTGTCCTTCctctttatttaaatcagtTCAGTAAATTAGTAAACCTGACCGGAGCTTTACACTTTTCACcctttagttagttagttatttatttagttagttggttagttagttagttatttaatgttatatgTGGAACAGGAGTTTGTTCTCATGATACATTTGCTTTATAGCTAGAGATGGTTTATAGCTGATGTTTTAGGGAAGCACACGTTACATTACCTGTCAATTGTCGACCTTTGACCCTTTGAACTACAGGAGCTGGCCTATAGGTCGGAAACGCTTTCGGCAGACTTCATCAACCGCAGAGTCGGCATCAAGTGAGCcttatgcacgcacacacacacacacacttatgactTATTCACCTAGTtatgtttctctttctccttccccTTCAGTGAGACAGCTGACAGCATCGCACATCTCCTCACCCGGATGTGtttgaggtcagaggtcacggGCGAAGCAGATCAGATTCAAGTGGAAATCCCGCCGACTCGCTCTGATGTCATCCACGCCTGTGACATCATGGAAGACGCTGCTATGGCGTACGGTTTCAACAACATCCCCAGGACAACACCTCGCACCTACACAGTAGCCAATCAGGTGAGAGAACCGGCATCAAAACAGCCTGTGAGACATGATCTAAGGAACGTATGAgcaattaagtgtgtgtgtgtgtgtgtgtgtgtgtgtgtgtgtgtgtgtgtgtgtgtgtgtgtgtgtgtgtgtttttaacagcTCCCTCTAAACAAGCTGACTGAACTGTTGAGGACAGATCTGGCAGCAGCAGGATTCACTGAAGCTCTAACTTTTGCCCtggtactcacacacacacacacacacacacacacgctctctctctcacacacatacacacacactctctctcacacacatacacacacactctctctcacacacacacacacacactctctctcacacacacacacacacactctctctcacacacacacacacacactctctctcacacacacatacacacacactctctctcacacacacacacacacacgctctctctcacacacacatacacacacactctctctcacacacatacacacacactctctctcacacacatacacacacactctctatcacacacatacacacacactctctcacacacacacacacacacactctctctcacacacacacacacacacgctctctctcacacacacatacacacacactctctctcacacacatacacacacactctctctcacacacatacacacacactctctctcacacacatacacacacactctctcacacacacacacacacacgctctctctcacacacacacacacacactctctctcacacacacacacacacactctctctcacacacatacacacacactctctctcacacacatacacacacactctctcacacacacacacacacacgctctctctcacacacatacacacacactctctctcacacacatacacacacactctctctcacacacatacacacacactctctcttacacacatacacactctctcttacacacatacacactctctctcacacacatacacactctctcttacacacacacactctctcttacacacacacacacactctctctcacacacacacacacacacacacactcactcacacacacactctcactcacacacacactctcacttacacacacacgctctctcacacacacaccctcgctcacacacacgctctcacacacacacacgctctctctcacacacacacacacacacactctctcacacacacgctctctcacacacacactcacacactctcactcacacacacacacacattctctcacacacacactctcacgcacacacacacacatttacacacactctcacacacacacacactctcacacacacacactctcacacacactctcatgcacacacaaaatcacacacacacactcactcacccaaactctcacacacacacacacacactcatttacacacactctctctcacactctcacacacactctcactcacacaaacacacactcacacacacacacacacacacacacacactcatttacacacactctctctcacactctcacacacactctcactcacacaaacacacactcacacacacacacacacacacacgtgcacacactctcatgcacatatacacacactcacacacacacactctcactcacccaaactctcacacacacacacacacacacacacacacacgcgcacacactctcatgcacatatacacacactcacacacacacactctcactcacccaaactctctcacacaaacacacactcacacacacacacacacacacacacgcgcacacactctcatgcacatatacacacactcacacacacacactctcactcacccaaagtctctctcacacacacacacacttatgtgaTGGCCATGTTGTTTACTAATCTCAACACGAGTATAAGATTCTGTTGAATATATGAGCATCTGTTTAGTGCAGATGTGCCAGATGTTATTAGCCCTAATAATCAGTACAGCGTGAATGATTCGTCTTCCTCTAACGTTGTGTCAGTGTTCTCGAGAGGACATCGCAGACAAACTGGGAAAGAAGATTACAGAGACCAGAGCTGTTCACATCGCCAACCCTAAAACCGCTGAGTTCCaggtctgtctcacacacacacacacacacacacacacacacacacacacacacacacacacacacacgcagcttGTATCAGTAATGTTTTTCCATTAGTGaggaatatttacattttacattcagTACTGAcgaatatatctatatattttaattcagCAGTTCCATCCGAGGGTTTGTGAGGGTTATGATGTCTTTGaaacatcataaaaatgtaatgttatttATCAAAGTCAAATATTACACTATtaacaaattgtgtgtgtgtgtgtgtgtgtgtgtgtgtgtgtgtgtgtgtgtgtgtgtaggtggcaAGAACTACACTGCTGCCTGGTCTTCTGAAGACTGTGGCTGCAAACAGGAAGATGGCGCTACCGCTCAAATTGTTTGAGATTTCGGATGTCGTTCTGAAGGACAAACGCAAaggtgtgcgtgcttgtgtgtgtgcgtgcgtgtgtgtgcgtgagagtgtgtgtgcgcgcgtgtgtgtgagtgcgtgtgtgtgagtgcgcatgtgtgagtgcgcatgtgtgagtgcgcatgtgtgagtgCGCGTGAGAGGGCGCGTGagagtgcgcgcgagagtgcgtgcgcgcgtgagtGCGTgaattttcaaaatataattatttaacatgGTTAACTTTTACATTAGCGCTACATGAGGATACAGTGTTGAGTGATTCCACACAGTGctccatttttttatatatatgaatgtgtgtgtgtgtgcgtgtgtgtgcgtgtgtgtgcgtgtgtgtgcgtgtgtgtgcgtgtgtgtgcgtgtgtgtgcgtgtgtgtgcgtgtgtgtgcgtgtgtgtgcgtgtgtgtgcgtgtgtgtgcgtgtgtgtgcgtgtgtgtgcgtgtgtgtcagaCGTGGGAGCCCGTAACAACAGACGTCTGTGTGCGGTTTACTACAACAAGTCACCAGGGTTTGAAGTCATCCACGGCCTCCTGGACCGACTCATGCAGTTGTTGGATGTCAAACCGAGCCGCAGCCATGGTTACCACATCCAGGCATCCGAAGGTGATTGAATCCAGgacctttaaaaaaatgacaaaaacttacaaagactaaaatacaaaactgaaagtttttctctctctccctcagactcCACTTTCTTCCCGGGCCGCTGCGCCGAAATCTTTTTTGGCGGGAAAAGCATCGGGCGCCTCGGCGTCCTTCACCCCGACGTCATAAATGCCTTCGACCTCACCATGCCCTGCTCCGCCCTCGACGTCGACATCGAGCCCTTCCTGTGACGTCGCTCGTTAAATCACGCCATGCCTACGAACGTTACATGCAGTAGCTGTTACTGACTCATCctgtagctccgcccacatcaGGAGGATTAGTCTGAAGGTCACAACCTATTTCCAGTGCGTCGTAATCATTAATAAACAGATATAAGTGTCCTGTGTATTATTGTCATCACACGTatgcaaaataaacacaaatatgagcttttacatttaaatttaacacctattattaaattattaaccaCAAGGATGAAGATTAAGTCGTCTCAACAtgacaccaccatcaccatgcttcactgtaaaGATGGTTACATTTCGGTCTTATTACGGCCGAGAAACTTTCTGCACCTGAGATGAAGCTCTACCTCTTCttcaatattaataattaatattaaaaaaaaacattcattaagtGCAATGAGGTAGGAAGGGGGggacacggtgacttagtggtcagcacgtttgcctcacacctccagggtcgggggttcgattcccgcctccgccttgtgtgtgtggagtttgcatgttctccccgtgcctcgggggtttcctccgggtactccggtttcctcccctggtccaaagacatgcatggtaggttgattggcatctctgggaaattgtccggagtgtgtgagtgtgtgtgtgagtgaatgagagtgtgtgtgtgccctgtgatgggttggcactctgtccagggtgtatcctgcctcgatgcctgatgacgcctgagatagacacaggctccccgtgacccgaggtagttcggataagcggtagagaatgaatgaatgaaggtagGAACAAAACCGGCAACAATAAAGTGTGTGACGTTTGACGGTAGAGTTTCGACTCGGTGCCTAATGACAGTCCACAGAGTCTAAAGTTCTAAACTTGGCTAGATATGATAAGCTAAGAGTTTAGAAGCttgtgcgtcagtgtgtgtgtgtttagatgtgtaGCCTGTCACACACTGTGCTTGGGTGTGTTTTCTAGACTTTTACGAGTCATCACGTGTTCAAGGGATTAAAGCATAACAGTCATAAACAGCAAGACAAACAGGGTTGGGagtgtttataaagaaaaagcTAGACGAGGTTCTTCACTTGCTCGTTTATTCATTCCTGTTAGCAGCTCGCTAGCAGAGTCGTAAACAGAGTCGCTTTTACTGCACAAACCTcagagcataaaaaaaaaacaaatcatctgCTCATCTTCaggatgaaataaataacattgcgactgaacaaaaataagactttaattaattaattagttgaAGCGTGTTCTAATCCTGTGGTGGTTTTTACCAAACCTACTGAAGAGTGCCTGTGATTTGGGACACGTCATACAGCAGAGCGATGAGGGTTCATGTGGCACGAGGTTGTGCGCTAATGTGTTAACGTTAACATGCAG
It encodes the following:
- the farsb gene encoding phenylalanine--tRNA ligase beta subunit, coding for MPTVSVKRDLLFQALGKTYTDEEFDELCFEFGLELDEITSEKDIISREQGDQKAEGASDVVLYKIDVPANRYDLLCLEGLVRGLQVFKEKTEAPRYRRVSPANGDPQRLVITEETASVRPHAVAAVLRNITFTSERYDSFIELQEKLHQNICRKRTLVAIGTHDLDTISGPFTYTAKAPEEIRFRPLSQSQEYTATQLMSLYKTDSHLRHYLHIIEDEPLYPVIHDSNGVVLSMPPIINGDHSKISVNTKNVFIECTATDVTKAKIVLDMMVTMFSEYCDEPFTVEEVEVKYPDGRKFSYPELAYRSETLSADFINRRVGINETADSIAHLLTRMCLRSEVTGEADQIQVEIPPTRSDVIHACDIMEDAAMAYGFNNIPRTTPRTYTVANQLPLNKLTELLRTDLAAAGFTEALTFALCSREDIADKLGKKITETRAVHIANPKTAEFQVARTTLLPGLLKTVAANRKMALPLKLFEISDVVLKDKRKDVGARNNRRLCAVYYNKSPGFEVIHGLLDRLMQLLDVKPSRSHGYHIQASEDSTFFPGRCAEIFFGGKSIGRLGVLHPDVINAFDLTMPCSALDVDIEPFL